Below is a genomic region from Streptomyces ferrugineus.
GCCGGGTCGCCCGCGCCAACGGCGGCGAGCCGGACGCCGGGCGCCGGCTGAAGTCCTGGGCGCTGCGCGCGGGGCTCACCGACGTCACGGCCACATCGAGCACCTGGACCTTCTCGACGCCCGAGGAGCGGGCCTGGTGGAGCGGGCTGTGGGCGGACCGGACGCTGGCCTCGGCGTATGCCGAACGGGCCACGGAGGGCGGACACGCCACGGCCGAGCGGCTGCGGGCCGTGTCGGAGGCATGGCGGGAGTGGGGGCGGCGGGACGACGGCTGGTTCAGTGTCCTGCACGGAGAGATTCTGTGCCGTAAGGAAGCCTGAATCGCGAATTTCTGGAAACTCGGCGAGCAGGAGGTCGGACTATGGTTCCTATTCTGCTCGTACTGCTGCTTGCTGTGATTCTCTTCGGTGCCGGATTCGCACTGGAGGTCCTGTGGTGGATCGCGCTCGTAGTGCTGGTCGTGTGGCTCCTGGGATTCCTGATGCGCGGCACGACCGCGGCGGGAGGCAGGGGTCGCTGGTATCGGTGGTGAGGTGAATTCACTTCCTGAATTCACTTCCTGGGAAGTAGCGGTCCCAGCGGCCCGAGGTCCAGATTCAGGTCCTCGGGCCGCAGCCCGTAGCGCTCGCGCAGCTCGGTCATGCGCTCCTCCAGCAGCATCAGCGTCAGCCCGATCCGCTCCTCCTGCTCCTCGCTCAGATCGCCCTCGTCGAAGCGGCGCAGCGCCTGGCGCTCCATGAGCTGGCGGAGCAACTCCACGACCGTCAGGACGAGTTTGACGAGGTCGCGCTCCACGGTGTCGGGATCGAGGTCCAGTCGGTCGCGACGGGTCGGCCGGTGGTGCGGTGAGGTCACGACGACTCCCCCCAGGGCGACGGGACCTGCTCGTTGACGGAGCTGATCAGCGCGTTCAGGTCGATGCGGACGAGGTCGACGTCGGCGATGCGCAGGGTGATGTCCCCCGTGACGACGACGCCCCCGGCGAGCAGCCGGTCGAGCAGGTCCACCAGGGCGATCTCGCGTCGTTCGACGACGGTCACCGCTCCACCTCCGAATCCTCCCCGAACTCCCCGGTAAAGGAATACGCCGCCCACGGTCCGGTGAGCTCGACCCGTATTCCGGGGGCGTCGTCCTTCTCCCGGTCCACCAGTTCCACGAATTCCTCGGAATCCGCGCGCGGCACCAGATAGGCGGCGTTGAGCACATTCTGCCCGGAGGCACCGGAAAGCGCCGCACTCTGCGGGGCGTGCAGCCGGGAATCCTCGGCGAATGCGGAGAGCTTTTCGTGCAGCCGTCCGGCGAACGCGGTGGCATGCTGCCATACGTCCTCACGGGCGCGGGTCTGCATACGGCGCCGGCGCAGATAGTCGCGGCCCGACTCGGCCTTCGCCTCGGGCCGGCCGGGCTCCGCGGCCTCGGCGGATTCGGCGGCGTCCGTCTCGACGTACACCTTGACGCCCCACTCCACCTGCCCCTCCAGCCGGTCGAGGACGCGCCGGAAGTCCTCCTCGCGGGCCTCCATCATGGTCCGTACGCCGCTGTCGTCCCGGAAGACGGTGGCGAGCCGCAGCGGCAGCGGTGTGGTGACGGCCGTGAGCGCGTCGATGACCTGCTGATGGGCGCGGGCCGTCGCGGTGAGCCAGTCGAGGTCCTCCAGATGGGCGCGCAGCGCCGCCTCGGTGAAGTCCGCCTCCGGCACCGTGCCGACGACGGCGACCAGGCCGTGGTGCGTCAGCTGCTTCGGCGGCGCCCCGGCCACCCCGGTCAGCTGCGCCTGGAGGGCGGAGCGGAAGGGGCGGCACACGGCGTAGACGTAGCGCAGTCCGGTCATGGGGCCTCCTCCTGCTCCCGGCCGGGCTCCAGCCGGGCCAGCCGCTCGCGCAACTCGGCGTTCTCCCGGGCGAGTTCGTTGCGGCGGGCGCGCGAGGACAGGGCCGGGTCGTCCTCCCACCAGTCGATACCCATCTCCTTCGCCTTGTCGACCGAGGCGACGATGAGGCGGAGCTTGACGGTGAGGAGTTCGATGTCGAGCAGATTGATCCGGATGTCACCCGCGATGACCACACCCTTGTCGAGCACCCTTTCCAGGATGTCCGCGAGGTTGGCTCCGCTGCCCTGGCCATAGGGCTCGGGGAGCCGACTGGGCATCGTCATCGCCGGCTCCCG
It encodes:
- a CDS encoding GvpL/GvpF family gas vesicle protein; its protein translation is MTGLRYVYAVCRPFRSALQAQLTGVAGAPPKQLTHHGLVAVVGTVPEADFTEAALRAHLEDLDWLTATARAHQQVIDALTAVTTPLPLRLATVFRDDSGVRTMMEAREEDFRRVLDRLEGQVEWGVKVYVETDAAESAEAAEPGRPEAKAESGRDYLRRRRMQTRAREDVWQHATAFAGRLHEKLSAFAEDSRLHAPQSAALSGASGQNVLNAAYLVPRADSEEFVELVDREKDDAPGIRVELTGPWAAYSFTGEFGEDSEVER
- a CDS encoding gas vesicle protein, giving the protein MTMPSRLPEPYGQGSGANLADILERVLDKGVVIAGDIRINLLDIELLTVKLRLIVASVDKAKEMGIDWWEDDPALSSRARRNELARENAELRERLARLEPGREQEEAP
- a CDS encoding gas vesicle protein K → MTSPHHRPTRRDRLDLDPDTVERDLVKLVLTVVELLRQLMERQALRRFDEGDLSEEQEERIGLTLMLLEERMTELRERYGLRPEDLNLDLGPLGPLLPRK
- a CDS encoding hydrophobic protein yields the protein MVPILLVLLLAVILFGAGFALEVLWWIALVVLVVWLLGFLMRGTTAAGGRGRWYRW
- a CDS encoding gas vesicle protein; translation: MTVVERREIALVDLLDRLLAGGVVVTGDITLRIADVDLVRIDLNALISSVNEQVPSPWGESS